One window of the Shimwellia blattae DSM 4481 = NBRC 105725 genome contains the following:
- the malK gene encoding maltose/maltodextrin ABC transporter ATP-binding protein MalK translates to MSSVQLRNVTKAWGDVVVSKDINLDIDAGEFVVFVGPSGCGKSTLLRMIAGLETVTRGDLMIGGKRMNDVPPAQRGVGMVFQSYALYPHLSVAENMSFGLKLAGAKKELINHRVNQVAEVLQLAHLLDRRPKALSGGQRQRVAIGRTLVAEPEVFLLDEPLSNLDAALRVQMRIEISRLHKRLQRTMIYVTHDQVEAMTLADKIVVLDAGRVAQVGKPLELYHYPADRFVAGFIGSPKMNFLPVKVTATAIDQVQVELPNRQHVWLPVESASVQVGANMSLGIRPEHLLPSDIADVTLEGEVQVVEQLGNETQIHIQIPAIRQNLVYRQSDVVLVEEGATFAIGLPPERCHLFREDGTACRRLHKEPGV, encoded by the coding sequence ATGTCGAGCGTGCAGCTGAGAAATGTCACCAAAGCCTGGGGCGATGTGGTGGTGTCAAAGGATATCAACCTGGACATCGATGCCGGGGAGTTTGTGGTCTTTGTTGGCCCTTCCGGATGCGGTAAATCGACACTGCTGCGCATGATTGCCGGCCTGGAGACGGTGACCCGTGGCGATCTGATGATTGGCGGCAAGCGTATGAACGATGTGCCCCCGGCGCAACGCGGTGTCGGGATGGTGTTCCAGTCATACGCGCTGTACCCCCATCTGAGCGTGGCGGAAAACATGTCCTTTGGCCTGAAGCTGGCCGGGGCGAAAAAAGAGCTGATTAACCACCGGGTTAATCAGGTGGCGGAAGTGCTACAGCTGGCCCACTTACTGGACCGCCGCCCGAAGGCGCTCTCCGGCGGCCAGCGCCAGCGTGTCGCCATTGGCCGCACACTTGTGGCCGAGCCGGAGGTTTTCCTGCTCGATGAGCCCCTTTCTAACCTTGATGCGGCGCTGCGGGTGCAGATGCGCATTGAGATCTCCCGCCTCCATAAGCGCCTGCAGCGCACCATGATTTACGTTACCCACGATCAGGTCGAGGCCATGACCCTGGCCGACAAGATAGTGGTGCTGGATGCCGGGCGCGTAGCCCAGGTGGGGAAACCGCTGGAGCTGTACCACTACCCGGCGGACCGCTTTGTGGCCGGGTTTATCGGCTCGCCAAAAATGAATTTCCTGCCGGTAAAAGTGACCGCCACCGCCATTGATCAGGTCCAGGTTGAGTTGCCGAACCGCCAGCATGTCTGGCTGCCGGTAGAGAGCGCCAGCGTGCAGGTGGGGGCCAATATGTCCCTCGGGATCCGCCCGGAGCATCTGTTACCCAGCGATATCGCCGATGTCACCCTCGAAGGGGAGGTGCAGGTGGTCGAGCAGCTCGGCAATGAAACCCAAATCCATATTCAAATCCCTGCCATCCGCCAGAACCTGGTGTACCGCCAGAGCGATGTTGTGCTGGTGGAAGAGGGCGCCACATTCGCCATCGGCTTGCCGCCGGAGCGTTGCCATCTGTTCCGTGAGGATGGTACTGCCTGCCGCCGGTTACACAAAGAGCCGGGTGTATAG